A genome region from Tistrella bauzanensis includes the following:
- a CDS encoding LysR substrate-binding domain-containing protein, protein MESLSGILAFVQTAEHLSFVAAGRRLGISASAVGKSVAKLENDLGVRLFHRTTRRVSLTEEGAAFHERCRRILDDLRDAEAMLSDRAGTPRGRLRVGLPTIGYRFLMPVIPAFQRRYPDIELDLDFNDRIVDPVEAGLDVVIRSGPLADSSLMSRRLGSFRFVICAAPSYLAACGTPLTPGDLAGHDCLRFRFPTSGKLQTWQFAREVEADPFQGAPTLTCNNMEALLGAALAGLGIAHMPDFLARDGLNNGGLQTILDGFTGEPGQFSALWPSSRHLTPRLRVFVDHLCETLF, encoded by the coding sequence ATGGAAAGCTTGTCCGGCATTCTGGCCTTTGTGCAAACCGCGGAGCATCTGAGCTTCGTCGCGGCGGGGCGTCGGCTTGGCATTTCAGCCTCCGCGGTGGGCAAGAGCGTCGCGAAGCTGGAAAACGACTTGGGCGTCCGGCTGTTTCACCGGACGACGCGGCGGGTATCGCTGACCGAGGAAGGGGCTGCGTTCCACGAGCGTTGCCGCCGGATTCTCGACGATCTGCGCGACGCCGAAGCCATGCTGTCGGATAGAGCCGGCACGCCGCGCGGCCGCCTGCGGGTGGGGCTGCCCACCATCGGATACCGGTTCCTCATGCCGGTGATTCCGGCCTTTCAGCGCCGCTATCCGGATATCGAACTCGATCTCGATTTCAACGACCGGATCGTCGACCCGGTCGAGGCCGGGCTGGATGTTGTGATCCGCAGCGGCCCGCTTGCCGATTCAAGCCTGATGTCGAGGCGGCTGGGGTCGTTCCGGTTTGTGATCTGTGCCGCCCCCAGCTATCTGGCGGCGTGCGGCACGCCGCTGACGCCCGGGGATCTGGCGGGGCATGATTGTCTGCGCTTCCGCTTCCCGACATCCGGTAAGCTTCAGACTTGGCAGTTCGCCCGCGAGGTGGAGGCCGATCCCTTCCAGGGCGCCCCCACCCTGACCTGCAACAACATGGAAGCCCTGCTTGGCGCGGCGTTGGCCGGACTGGGCATCGCCCATATGCCCGACTTCCTGGCCCGCGACGGCCTGAACAATGGCGGCCTTCAAACCATTCTCGACGGGTTCACGGGCGAGCCCGGCCAGTTCTCGGCGCTCTGGCCGTCGAGCCGGCATCTGACGCCACGGCTGCGGGTGTTCGTGGACCACCTTTGCGAGACGCTGTTCTGA
- a CDS encoding DoxX family protein: MQFKWGQRWASELLSILRIVSAGSFFTHGTMKLLGWPAPFEYPLNTMLYVAGALELIGGFLLLVGLFARPVAFLLSGLMAFAYVIVHSPQGFFPVLNHGEAAILYCFLFLYIAAAGPGSLSIDAWVERGHEPAPAGSPGST; encoded by the coding sequence GTGCAGTTCAAATGGGGTCAACGATGGGCGTCGGAGCTTCTGAGTATCCTGCGCATCGTATCGGCAGGATCGTTTTTCACGCATGGAACGATGAAGTTGCTGGGATGGCCCGCGCCGTTCGAGTATCCGCTGAACACCATGCTGTATGTCGCCGGCGCGTTGGAACTGATCGGCGGGTTTCTGCTTCTCGTCGGCCTGTTCGCGCGTCCGGTCGCGTTTCTGTTGTCGGGTCTGATGGCGTTCGCCTATGTCATCGTTCACAGCCCGCAGGGGTTCTTTCCCGTCCTGAACCATGGCGAAGCGGCCATACTGTATTGCTTCCTCTTCCTGTATATCGCCGCCGCCGGCCCGGGTTCGCTCAGCATCGATGCATGGGTCGAGCGGGGCCACGAGCCGGCGCCGGCGGGGTCCCCGGGATCAACCTGA
- a CDS encoding MFS transporter — MTEYRGHRPAQSKPRILAAVCLAALVLPLSFSAGAVSTPAIARALGGDPAALTWITNAFMLTFGGCMMAAGALADQFGRKRVFLWGLGVFAVTSAGLGLSPTVLVLDLLRAVQGLGAAAALAGGSAALAQEFSGPARTRAFSLLGTTFGVGLAFGPGLAGVLIDSIGWRAVFLPGAILAAIAMASAARHLRESCDPDAAGLDRAGTISFTAMLSLFTVAVIQGPAAGWASPLILALFAGTVLMLIVFIVVETRGRRPMLDLSLFRYPRFVGVQVLPVATCYCYVVLLVLLPLRFIGIDGLGETRAGLMMMALSAPMLVVPVGAAMLTRWFGAGTVCGAGLLMAAGGLVWLGRVAPGADAMAYAGPLLVIGIGSGLPWGLMDALSVSVVPTERAGMAIGIFSTTRVAGEGVALAIVSALFSGLLTARLAPLFPDATPQAQLAAARRLATGDPAPALAIAGPDGHDALITGYADAVTRLLDGLAIITVICAAIVFAVLREGRAPDRDDGAG; from the coding sequence ATGACGGAATACCGCGGGCACCGACCCGCCCAGTCGAAACCGCGCATCCTTGCCGCGGTGTGTCTGGCGGCACTTGTGCTGCCCTTGAGCTTTTCGGCCGGTGCCGTCTCCACCCCCGCGATCGCCCGCGCTCTGGGCGGCGATCCGGCGGCACTCACCTGGATCACCAATGCCTTCATGCTCACCTTCGGCGGCTGCATGATGGCGGCCGGCGCGCTTGCCGACCAGTTCGGGCGCAAGCGGGTGTTCCTGTGGGGGTTGGGCGTGTTCGCCGTCACCTCGGCGGGCCTTGGCCTGTCGCCCACGGTTCTGGTGCTCGATCTGCTGCGCGCGGTGCAGGGGCTTGGCGCCGCCGCCGCCCTGGCGGGGGGCTCGGCGGCGCTCGCGCAGGAATTTTCCGGGCCGGCCAGAACCCGGGCCTTCAGCCTGCTCGGCACCACATTCGGTGTTGGCCTGGCCTTCGGTCCCGGTCTCGCGGGTGTTCTGATCGACAGCATCGGCTGGCGGGCGGTGTTTCTGCCCGGCGCGATACTGGCCGCGATCGCCATGGCCTCCGCTGCGCGGCATCTGCGGGAGAGCTGCGATCCAGACGCGGCCGGGCTCGACCGGGCCGGAACGATCAGCTTCACGGCGATGCTCTCGCTGTTCACCGTGGCGGTGATCCAGGGGCCGGCGGCCGGCTGGGCAAGCCCGCTGATCCTGGCGCTGTTCGCCGGCACGGTGCTGATGCTGATCGTGTTCATCGTGGTCGAGACGCGAGGGCGGCGGCCGATGCTCGACCTCAGCCTGTTCCGCTATCCACGCTTCGTGGGGGTACAGGTGCTGCCGGTCGCGACCTGCTATTGTTATGTCGTTCTGCTGGTGCTGCTGCCCTTGCGCTTCATTGGCATCGACGGGCTTGGCGAGACCAGGGCCGGGCTGATGATGATGGCGCTATCCGCGCCGATGCTGGTGGTGCCGGTGGGTGCCGCCATGCTGACCCGCTGGTTCGGGGCCGGTACCGTGTGCGGCGCTGGCCTGCTGATGGCCGCTGGCGGGCTCGTCTGGCTGGGCCGCGTGGCACCGGGCGCCGATGCCATGGCCTATGCCGGACCACTGCTGGTGATCGGTATCGGATCGGGCCTGCCCTGGGGTCTGATGGATGCCCTGTCGGTCAGTGTCGTTCCCACCGAACGGGCCGGCATGGCGATCGGTATTTTCAGCACCACACGGGTTGCGGGCGAAGGCGTCGCGCTGGCAATCGTCAGCGCCCTGTTCTCAGGGCTGCTGACTGCCCGGCTGGCGCCGCTGTTCCCCGACGCCACGCCACAGGCACAGCTTGCCGCCGCCCGGCGTCTGGCCACCGGCGACCCGGCCCCGGCTCTGGCGATCGCCGGACCGGATGGCCACGACGCCCTTATCACCGGCTATGCCGATGCCGTCACACGGCTGCTGGACGGTCTGGCCATCATCACGGTTATATGCGCCGCGATCGTCTTCGCGGTTCTGCGCGAGGGTCGGGCGCCGGATCGCGACGACGGAGCCGGATGA
- a CDS encoding transglutaminase family protein codes for MTILTIQHTTSYRYRQPVEPWPHRLMLRPRESRDLRLIAHDVAVSPQATVTWAHDVAGNAVATASFAGPTDRIAFHSRAVVELTAPAWPVFAIDVAAMRYPFRYSDDDWTDLGPLAVRQYEDRAGSLARWARAFVAGETTDTLALLKDISAGLGGWVSYEIRDDEGTQSPNETLERGRGSCRDYAVLFVEAVRSLGFGARIVSGYLYDPDTSLLGSAGAGSTHAWAEVFVPGAGWITFDPTNRSVGGANLIPVAVARDIRQTLPVAGSYAGAADAFDDMTVEVSVTA; via the coding sequence GTGACCATCCTCACCATTCAGCACACGACCAGCTATCGCTATCGCCAGCCGGTGGAGCCCTGGCCGCACCGGCTGATGTTGCGCCCGCGCGAAAGCCGCGACCTGCGGCTGATCGCGCATGACGTGGCGGTTTCGCCGCAGGCGACCGTCACCTGGGCGCATGATGTCGCGGGCAACGCCGTGGCCACCGCCAGCTTCGCGGGCCCCACCGACCGGATCGCGTTCCACAGCCGCGCGGTGGTGGAACTGACCGCGCCGGCCTGGCCGGTCTTTGCCATCGACGTGGCGGCGATGCGCTATCCGTTCCGTTACAGCGACGACGACTGGACCGATCTGGGGCCGCTGGCGGTGCGGCAGTATGAAGACCGCGCCGGCAGCCTGGCGCGCTGGGCGCGGGCTTTCGTTGCCGGCGAAACCACCGACACGCTGGCGCTGCTGAAGGATATCAGCGCCGGTCTGGGCGGTTGGGTGTCGTATGAGATCCGCGATGACGAGGGCACCCAGTCGCCCAACGAGACGCTGGAGCGTGGCCGCGGGTCATGCCGCGATTATGCGGTGCTGTTCGTCGAAGCGGTGCGCAGCCTGGGCTTCGGCGCCCGGATCGTGTCGGGCTATCTTTACGATCCCGATACCAGCCTGCTGGGATCGGCCGGTGCCGGTTCCACCCATGCCTGGGCCGAGGTGTTCGTGCCGGGGGCGGGCTGGATCACCTTCGATCCCACCAATCGCAGCGTCGGCGGCGCCAATCTGATCCCGGTCGCGGTCGCCCGCGACATCCGCCAGACCCTGCCGGTCGCCGGCAGCTATGCCGGCGCCGCCGATGCCTTCGACGACATGACGGTCGAGGTCAGCGTGACGGCCTGA
- a CDS encoding (2Fe-2S)-binding protein — protein sequence MTDHHCSHDGLSEVTRRTVLKVGAGATAASLVPLRLGAQAQGATPPPESGPTTPVSFVVNGERVTMDVDARASLLDLLRERLALTGTKKGCDHGQCGACTIHLDGRPVASCLTMAAKVDGRQVTTIEGLARGGDLHPMQQAFIDHDALQCGYCTPGQIMSAVSCVTEGLATDPGAIRDFMSGNICRCGAYVGILAAIEQAAGVMRG from the coding sequence ATGACGGATCATCATTGCAGCCATGACGGACTATCCGAGGTCACCCGCCGCACCGTTCTGAAAGTCGGGGCGGGCGCGACGGCCGCCAGCCTGGTTCCTCTCAGGCTCGGCGCGCAGGCGCAAGGCGCCACCCCACCACCCGAAAGCGGCCCGACCACGCCTGTTTCGTTCGTGGTCAATGGCGAGCGCGTCACGATGGATGTCGATGCGCGCGCCTCTCTGCTCGATCTTCTGCGCGAGCGGCTGGCGTTGACCGGCACGAAAAAGGGCTGCGATCACGGCCAGTGCGGCGCCTGCACGATCCATCTGGACGGCCGCCCCGTCGCGTCCTGCCTGACCATGGCCGCCAAGGTCGACGGGCGGCAGGTCACGACGATCGAAGGGCTGGCGCGGGGCGGTGATCTGCACCCGATGCAGCAGGCCTTCATCGACCATGATGCGCTTCAATGCGGTTACTGCACCCCCGGACAGATCATGTCGGCCGTGTCCTGCGTGACCGAAGGCCTTGCAACCGATCCCGGTGCCATCCGCGACTTCATGAGCGGCAACATCTGTCGCTGCGGCGCCTATGTCGGGATTCTGGCCGCGATCGAGCAGGCCGCCGGCGTCATGAGGGGCTGA
- a CDS encoding cold-shock protein codes for MATGTVKWFNAQKGFGFIAPDGGGNDAFVHISAVERSGLSDLREGQKVSYELVSDRKSGKMSADSLKVLG; via the coding sequence ATGGCGACGGGAACCGTGAAGTGGTTTAACGCCCAGAAGGGCTTTGGTTTCATTGCGCCGGATGGTGGCGGAAATGATGCCTTCGTCCACATCAGCGCTGTCGAGCGCTCGGGCCTCAGCGACCTCCGCGAAGGCCAGAAGGTCAGCTACGAGCTGGTATCCGACCGCAAGAGCGGCAAGATGTCGGCCGACAGCCTGAAGGTTCTGGGCTGA
- a CDS encoding FAD binding domain-containing protein, producing MHGLSYTVADTAEAAVARFAEAGGAARYIAGGTTLYDLMKLGIERPVHLIDVSRIDGLDTISTDGEVLRFGSRALMADVARSPVIRNDYPVLSESLLKAASQQLRNMATVGGNLLQRTRCLYFRNGAGSSSMVGVYPCNKRDPGAGCAAAGGLDRTQAVLGVSQACNAVAPGDWPVALTAMDASIEVVGPDGARSLPIDRFYRLPGETPHLEFNIDPGELVTAITVPKTPAGRSSTYHKIRDRESYAFALASAAVAVEMDGSTVRAARIALGGVATTPWRARAAEAVIAGSSLTPDRALDAGRAAFADARPGRHNGFKIELGARVIADALMIAAERTA from the coding sequence ATGCATGGCTTGAGCTATACCGTCGCCGACACCGCAGAGGCGGCCGTTGCGCGATTTGCCGAGGCCGGCGGCGCCGCCCGATACATCGCCGGCGGCACGACGCTATACGACCTCATGAAGCTCGGCATCGAGCGCCCGGTTCATCTGATCGATGTCAGCCGCATCGACGGCCTGGACACGATCAGCACCGATGGCGAGGTCCTGCGCTTCGGCAGCCGCGCCTTGATGGCCGACGTCGCTCGCTCGCCGGTCATTCGCAACGACTATCCCGTTCTCTCGGAAAGCCTGCTGAAGGCCGCCTCGCAGCAATTGCGCAATATGGCGACCGTCGGCGGCAATCTGCTGCAACGGACCCGCTGCCTGTATTTCCGCAACGGTGCCGGCTCATCCTCGATGGTGGGGGTCTATCCCTGCAACAAGCGGGATCCCGGCGCCGGTTGTGCGGCGGCAGGCGGGCTGGATCGTACACAGGCCGTTCTCGGCGTCAGCCAGGCCTGCAATGCGGTGGCGCCCGGCGACTGGCCGGTGGCCCTGACGGCAATGGATGCCAGCATCGAAGTGGTGGGACCGGATGGCGCCCGCAGCCTGCCGATCGACAGGTTCTACCGGCTGCCCGGCGAGACACCGCACCTGGAATTCAACATCGATCCCGGCGAGCTGGTGACGGCCATCACCGTGCCGAAAACCCCGGCCGGCCGCAGCTCGACCTATCACAAGATCCGTGACCGGGAGAGCTATGCCTTTGCGCTGGCATCCGCGGCGGTCGCCGTCGAGATGGACGGGTCCACCGTTCGCGCCGCCCGGATCGCCCTGGGCGGCGTCGCCACCACGCCGTGGCGCGCCCGCGCCGCCGAGGCTGTGATCGCGGGCTCATCCCTGACACCCGACCGCGCCCTCGACGCCGGCCGGGCCGCGTTCGCCGATGCCCGTCCCGGACGACACAATGGATTCAAGAT